The nucleotide window AAAAATTAGACAGTCGTTGGCAACAACTTCAACAACTCCAAAATGATATTCAAAAAGAAAAAGACGATTTAAAAGCTTGTCATCAAACTAATCTTGATAAGGGATAATTGATAATGGAAAAAACCGCATTAAAAGGCAGAAAAAACATCAGGTTAAAACCCAATCCTCAATCAGTTAATCTCTTATTAAGTTTAGTCAGTTTTTGTGCCGTAGTCATGGCTACACCCGTTAAAGCCGCAGAACATATCTATCTAACTTACGGGCCAGCCAAATTATCTCTTAGAGTCGAATCTTTAGAACTCTTTGCCAAAGAAAATAAAATTAATCAAGATTTGACCTTTTATTTTCGTAGAACCACAGAACAAGAAGAAGCCAAATTTAGAGAAGCTTTAACCAAGCGCGTTGATATTGATCCGACAGTCCTATCGCGTTTTTTTAATACTGAAATTGGAGAAGATATTTTAAACCGGTTTGGCAATTTTATCACCCTAGAAAGAAGCCGTAATGGAAAATATGCCATTCGTGCAGCCCTAATTCAAGCCGCTTTAGATCCTCAAGAAGGACTCACTTTATTAAATGTTATCCGTAAATTTCCCACAAATATTCAATTACAAGGGGAAAAAATATTAGAGTTTGCCGAAGTTGTCGATACAGTAATTAAGGCAACTATTGCTTTTTCTAATGATATGGCCGAATTATCCGCCTCTGAAGCCCAAAAAGATTCACCTATTGATTTTTCTCAACTTCCTGATTTACGGGAATCTGGAGGATTAGACGTTCAAAAAACCGTCATAAACTTAAACGATACTAGCCGAAATCGTCGCTTTTATCTCGTTATTTATCAACCCAAACAATGGCGCTCCTCAAAAACTCCTGTCATCGTTTTTTCACATGGATTAGCATCTAGACCGGAAGATTTTGAAACCTTAGCAAAACATTTAGCCTCCTATGGCTATGTGGTAGCTATGCCTCAACATCCGGGGAGTGATTATCTACAAGCAAAAGCCCTATTAGAAGGTTATTCTAGAGAAGTATTTGATCTCAATGAATTTGTCAATCGACCCAAAGATATAAGTTATGTCCTTGATGAACTCGAACGACGAAATCAAAGCGAATTTGAAGGACGTTTAGACTTAGAAAATGTTGGGGTTGCAGGGCATTCTTTTGGGGGATATACAGCTTTGGCCGTAGGAGGTGCGGAAATTGATTTTGAGTATCTTCAAAACGATTGTGATAATCAATTGGGGGCACTTAATACCTCTTTATTGCTTCAATGTCGGGCTTTAAAATTACCTCGTCAAGCTTATCATTTTCGAGATCCGCGAGTTAAAGCGGTGTTTGCGTCTAACCCAGTTAATAGTAGTATTTTTGGCCCAAAAGGACTAGGAAAAATTCAAATTCCTGTCGGTTTTGGCTCAGGAAATTTTGATCCAGCTACTCCCGCCGTTTATGAGCAAGTGCGCTCTTTTCTTTGGATTAATTCATCCCAAAAATATTTAGGGTTAGCAGAAGGACAAGCTCATCTTGATTTTTCCCAACTCGATGCCGGTATTACTCAAGTGATCAATTCTGTCCCAAATTTAACCTTACCCAGTCCTGAATTACTCCATCGTTATCGGAATGCTATGGCGATCGCTTTTTTTGGGATTTATCTGCTTAATGATCCGCAATATCGTCCTTATCTGAGTGCTTCTTATGCCGCCTATCTCAGTCAACCAGAGCAGTTTAAACTTCATTTGATTAGCGCTAATTCTCAACCTAACTTAGAAGAAGCAATTAAACGGTTTAAAGCCAAAGAAGGAGACTTAATTCCCAATTAAAAACCCCAGAATAAACCTAGAAACTATTCGACATTATAGAGTTTCCTAGTAGAAATGAAGTACAGAGTTCTAGCTAGGTTTTGAAGCCGGAGTAAATGTACGTCTAAAAATTGGAAATCCTATATTAATTCATCCCTACACATTAGTTAGTGATGAGCATCTCATCTGCGTTTATCCGCGTTTATCTGCGGACAAATATGCAAGAGGTTGATAGTAAGCAGTCACTAAGTGCATCTTAGCTTATAATTATTGATCATAGTCTCTATTTTTCTCTAAATACTTAAATACTCACTAAATCTGTAAAAAAAACGTGGATACTTCAACCCTGTCTTCAACTTTTATCTTGACTTTACTGATGATGGTAGGTCTATTTTTCTTTATCAGAGCTTCAGTCAAAGATCGCACTGAACAAGTCACTTTAAAATATCCTATCCCAGAAGATACCTTACTCAATCAATTACAAGATTATTTTGAAAAACGGGCTTATAAAATCACATCCTCTAATCCGGAAACTAAACAACTTACTTTAGAAGGGTTTGTGCAGCCTAGTTTATTTTTAGCGATTTTCCTCTCGTTTTTAGCTGCCATTGGCTTATTATGTTTAGCTCTCGTTTTGTCTTTACTTTATGCGCCCTTAACTGGGCTATTTCTCTGTTTAATTTTACTAGCACCCGTAGCCGGGGTATTTTATTGGAAAAAAGCCGCACGACTTGAGCAAATCTCTTTAAAATTAGAACCCGTTAATCAGCCAGGACAAAGCTGTATTACCATTACCGCTCATCGTGATGAACTTATTCAACTTCAACAAATACAAACTATACAGCCTACTGTCGTCTAAAAATTTACCCCAAAACAGTTTACCCGCCTACGGAGGCGGGCTTAATACGGTGTACTAACGATATGGACTCCTAAAAATAGTAAGTTTAAGTTAAATAACAACTAAGGTTGACAACGTTTATCCAACATCTTTAACTTTGATCAATTTTTATTACCTCCTTGCCGATTCAGGTGTTGATTGAGGCTGTTCTATCTACACTTTACATCGTGTGGAAGAAACCACCTTACTGCTATCGAGGCTTTTTTGGAAAGATGCTGGTTAGGATTAGAGGCGGAGGTACAAACTCCAATCACTTTGCCGTTTGGAAGCTTGGTGTACTTCCTTGTACCTGTATTTAATATAACATCCTCAATTGGAATCGGGATCAATGAGTTTACTAAAGTTTACATTTGATCCCCGTCGGTATAGCAGGGGGCAGGGGAGGTGGGGAGTGTGGGGAGAGGGGGGAGAGGGGGGAGAATAGAAAAATGATTTGTAGCATTTTAGGATCGAAAATTGATATTAAAAGCTTATACCCCTTCTTGTTTGAAGTTTGAGAAATGTCCGCGCCCGTCTTGACGTTTGCTATAAATCAAAACAATCTCGCTACAATAGGTCAGGAAGTAGGTATTGCACATGACACATCCCTCATTGCCCATGACAGCAGACACAGCCCCTTTATTGATTTTAATCGATGGTCACTCTTTGGCTTTTCGGGCTTATCATGCCTTTGCTCACACCAAACAAGGCCCTTTACGTACCTCTACAGGAATTCCCACTAGCGTCTGTTTTGGGTTTCTCAACTCTTTATTACAAGTAATCGAGTCTCAGCAGCCCCAATGTGTGATAATTGCTTTTGACCGTAAAGAACCTTCCTTTCGTCATCAACTCGATCCTAATTATAAAGGCGATCGCAAGGAAACCCCAGAAGAGTTTATTCCGGACTTAGAAAATCTCAAATTGTTACTTTCTGCTTTAAATTTACAAATTGTCACGGTTGCAGGGTATGAAGCGGATGATATTTTAGGAACTTTAGCCCTCAAAGCGTCTCAGGCTAATTATAAAGTTAAAATTGTGACTGGCGATCGAGATTTATTTCAATTAGTAGATGCTCAAAAAAAGATTAGTGTTCTTTATTTAGAAAAGAATGCCTTTAAAGCCTCTTCTCCCAATGGATATACAGAAGTTAACCCGGCAGAGGTAGAACAAAAGTTAGGGGTAAAACCTAATCAAGTGGTTGATTATAAAGCCTTATGTGGAGATAAATCTGATAGTATTCCAGGAATATTAGGAATAGGGGAAAAAACCGCCGTTACTCTTCTGAAAGAGTATGGGACTTTAGAAGGAATTTACCAAAATTTAGAAAGCATTAAAGGGGCACTTAAAAAGAAATTAGAAACGGGAGAAGAAAATGCTAAACACTCTCGAATTTTAGCCCAATTAGCTTTAGATGTGCCAGTTGAGTTTGATTTCAACACTTGTCAATTAAAAGGATTTGAACTAGAGACAATTCGTCCTTTATTAGAAAAATTAGAACTGAAGAAATTTATTCAAAATATTAATCGGTTACAAGAAAAATTTGGAGGAGTTGTATCCTTACCCTCTCAATCTAACGAATCTCAACAACTTTCTTTATTTCCCGTTTCTGGATCAGATTCTATTGAACAAGTTAACCAAACCGAGTCAATAACTAAGTTAAATTTTATTGAACCCCAACTAATTAATACTTCAGAAAAACTGACTCAATTAGTCAAACTATTAAAACAGTATACTAACCCCGCTCAACCCGTTGCTTGGGATACAGAAACCACTTCCCTAGAACCCAAAGATACAACCTTAGTAGGAATAGGATGTTGTTGGGGAGAGCAACCGACAGAGGTTGCTTATATTCCCTTAAATCATACGGAAGGAGAACAGTTACCCCAAGAAGAGGTTTTATCTGCCTTAAGTGTTATCTT belongs to Gloeothece citriformis PCC 7424 and includes:
- a CDS encoding alpha/beta hydrolase is translated as MEKTALKGRKNIRLKPNPQSVNLLLSLVSFCAVVMATPVKAAEHIYLTYGPAKLSLRVESLELFAKENKINQDLTFYFRRTTEQEEAKFREALTKRVDIDPTVLSRFFNTEIGEDILNRFGNFITLERSRNGKYAIRAALIQAALDPQEGLTLLNVIRKFPTNIQLQGEKILEFAEVVDTVIKATIAFSNDMAELSASEAQKDSPIDFSQLPDLRESGGLDVQKTVINLNDTSRNRRFYLVIYQPKQWRSSKTPVIVFSHGLASRPEDFETLAKHLASYGYVVAMPQHPGSDYLQAKALLEGYSREVFDLNEFVNRPKDISYVLDELERRNQSEFEGRLDLENVGVAGHSFGGYTALAVGGAEIDFEYLQNDCDNQLGALNTSLLLQCRALKLPRQAYHFRDPRVKAVFASNPVNSSIFGPKGLGKIQIPVGFGSGNFDPATPAVYEQVRSFLWINSSQKYLGLAEGQAHLDFSQLDAGITQVINSVPNLTLPSPELLHRYRNAMAIAFFGIYLLNDPQYRPYLSASYAAYLSQPEQFKLHLISANSQPNLEEAIKRFKAKEGDLIPN
- a CDS encoding cofactor assembly of complex C subunit B, which encodes MDTSTLSSTFILTLLMMVGLFFFIRASVKDRTEQVTLKYPIPEDTLLNQLQDYFEKRAYKITSSNPETKQLTLEGFVQPSLFLAIFLSFLAAIGLLCLALVLSLLYAPLTGLFLCLILLAPVAGVFYWKKAARLEQISLKLEPVNQPGQSCITITAHRDELIQLQQIQTIQPTVV